The genomic region GAGCGTCGCATCCTTGCGGCTGCGGGCCGCCTCGATGACCTCGAGCTGGGCGGCGGCGGGGAGCGTGCCGGCACCCAGTCGCGCCAGCGCGTCGGCGACGACCGCCGTCGCCTCGTGGCCGTCGAGTCGGGCGACCGCGTCAATCGCGGCCTTGAGCTCGGGCAGGCTCTGGCCCGCGATCGCCGTTGTGGCCAGCGGCAGGAACCGGGCCGGCGTCGTGCGGGCCAGGATGCGCAGGCCGCCGCCACGGACGACGGCGTCGGCATCGGCGAGCGCCGCGTCGATCGCGCCGGGGAGTTGGCCCGCGCCGAGGCCGGCGAGCGCCTCCAGCATTTCCACGCGGCGCGCGGGTTCGAGCGCCGTGTCGATCGCCGCCTGCAACAAGAGCGGCGCGACGTCCGTGAAGCCGTAGGCGGCGGCGATCCGCAGGATGTCGGGACGGAGCGGACCGGCCGCTTCGAGGAGCGCCGGCAGGGCGGCGCGGATGGCGGCCGCCGCCGGCGCCTTGTCGCGGGCCGCCAGCGGCCGGCTGGAGCCAAGCACGCGGTCCAGAGTGCCCGGCGTGGGCCAGGCCTCCAGGCATGCGATCGCCTCCTTGCGCAGTGCGACGGGCGTGTCGGGGCGGGCGGCGATCCGCGCCACCGCGGCCGCCTGCGTGCCGCTTCCGACGCCGAAGTTGGCCGCGATCACACGGCGCCAGAGCGGCTCGGCGTCGGGAGCGGGCCGGTCGGTCGCCGCCGTGCCGCGGTCGCCGCCGACATTGGGATAGCGGGCCGCGACCTCGGCCAGGGCCGGCGCGAGCGTCTCGATCGGCTCGTCGTGGATGCCGCGGGCAGCCTCGAGAACCACGGCCGGATCGGCGTCGTCGAGGCAGCGGGCGAGGAGCGGGCTGCGCAGGCGGCGCAGCGCGATCGTCACGCCGAGCCGGACGTCCACCGACGGATCGGCAAGAAAAGGCTCGAGCCGGTCGGCGCGGTTGGCGGCGGCCGGAGCGAGGCCGATGCCGCGATGACCGGCGCAGCGGGCAAGCGCCGTGATCACGGCGTGCCGCAACTCGTGGTCGCAGGTGATGGAATCGCGCAGGCTCGTCGTGGCGTCGTCGCGGAGCACGGCCACGAGCGCCGGGATCGCTGCGGCATCGCCGAGCCGGCCGAGGGCCTGGGCCGCGAAGAAGCGAACCCGCGGCGCCTCGTCACGCAGGCGGTCGGTGAGGAACGGGGCGGCGGGGGCGTGCCGCACGTCGCCGAGGCCGCGGCAGCACTGGGCGACGAGTTCGGAGCGGTCGGCGGCCGATGGTGCCGTGACGGTCGCGGCGAGTTTCATGACCGCGGCGGCGGCAGCGGCGGCCTGGGGCGATGCGCCGCGGCCGATCTGGGCCAGCCCCCAGATCGCGTGGAGCCGCGGCCGCAGCGGCTGCTGCCCGTCGGCGGCCGTCGTCTCGAGCAGGGGGATGGATTCGGTGGGGCGGCGGGCGAGGGCGAACTGGGTCCGGAGCCGGACCCGCATGTCGCGATGGCCGAGGAGCGATGCGAGGTCCGCGATCGGCAGGGCCGCGACGTCGCTCGTCAGCAGCCGCCGGGTCGCGTCGCGTTGCGTCTGTTCGGCGGGCGTCCGCTCCGTGCGGCTGATCCTGTGGATCCGTCCCTTGCCGGCACCGGTCCAGCTCTCGACGTAGTCGAGGACATACAGGTCGCCGTCGGGGCCGAACTGGCAGTCGGTCGCCAGCACGTGCCGGACGAAGGGAGCGATCTTCGACACCGTGAACCCGGCCCCGCGCGGGGCGACGGTGATGGCGTTGACGCCGCTGCGTGGCGCGGCGCCGCGGAAGTCGCAGAGAAAAAACCGGCCGGCGAACTCGGCGGGCAGGCCGACGCCGGGGTCGTAGCACAGGCCGGAGGGGCCGGGGGGGAGATGCACCAGCGGCGGCAGGACGTTGGCCGCCTGCCCCTTGAAGGCGGGGTGCCAGAGTTTCTCGCGGCTCCACGGGCCGCGGTCGGAAAGATATTGAAACGGCATGCGCCAGCCGCTGTCGGCGCCCTCGACGATCTGCACGAACCGGGCCTGGTCGCCGGCGTCGCTGTTGTTGTCGCCGGTGAACAGGTTGCCGAGGTCGTCGAAGGCGAGTTCCTGCGGGTTGCGCAGGCCCTCGTGGACCACTTCCAGGCCGCTGCCGTCGGGCTCGCACCGCAGCACCGCGCCGCGGTCGGTGACGATGATCCGGTCGGCGCCGATCGGGACGTTGAACCCGCGGTCGCCGATCGAGAAATAGATCCGGCCGTCGGGGCCCTCGCAGAGGCCGTGCATGTCGTGGCCGAAGAAGGCGAACTTCACGCCGAAGCCCTGGTGCAGCGACGTCCGCTCGTCGGCCCGGCCGTCGTCGTCCGTGTCGCGGAGCCGCCAGAGGTGCGGGATGCAGGTGTAGTACACGGCGCCGTCGCGGACGAGGACGCCGGCGCCGATGCCATCGAGGATGTCGTTAAAGCCGTCTGCGAAGACGGTGGCCGTCTCGAACCGGCCGTCGCCATCGGCATCGACGAGCCGGCGCAGCCGGTCGTGCTCGCGGGTGTAGTGGTCGAGGTTCGCCCCGGCGTGCTTCTTGATGAAAGCCAGCCGGTCTTCGACCGAACGGGAGGCGAGGTCGTCGGCCAGCCAGTTCATGTGGCGGCGGTTGTCCTCGACGCCCTTTTCCGCGCGAAAGGTCTCGCAGACGAAGATCCGGCCCCGGTCGTCGAACGTGAAGGCGACCGGATTGGCGAGCTCCGGCTCGGCGGCCGCGAGGACAGCCTTGAAGCCGGGGGGGAGGCCGATCGCAGCCGTGCCCCGGGCGGCCTCAGCCGAGGCGGGGGCGATCGTGGGGACGTACGGGGTGGACTCGGCGGCGCCAACCGTCGCCACGGCGAGGGTCATGACGGAGAGCAGGCCGGACGAAACCGGGAGCACGTGCGAGCGGAAGTGCATGGTGATCGGTCGCTCAAAACGAGGAAAACGTATTGCAAAAGTATAGCCCGAGCCCGGCGCCGGGCCGCCCGGCCCGGCAGCTGCGTGGCTTCTAGCGCTGTGCCGGAGAAGTGAGGAGCGGACCGAGGTCGAGCGTGTGAAAGGCCCGGCCGGCGGCCCGCTTGCCGACGGCAAGCAGGAGCCGTCGGTCGTGCGGCTCGAAGATCATCGATTGCAGGGTGAGATCCCCCTGGCTCGTGCGGGCGAGGAGCTTTTGGAGCGCACCGCGATCGAGCCGCCCCCAGTCGCGGCCGGTGTCTCCGACGAGGCAGTCGTAGCGGGTGCAGAGCCGGGGCTCGTCGCGATCGCCGCGGTGGTGGTTCGTGGCCGCGAGCGGTGCGCTGGCGGCGGCCCGCCGGACGACGATGCCGGCGGGCGTGATCTCGACGAGGGCGCGGTCGCCGGCTGCGTCCATGAGCATGAGATTGTTGGCGGTCTGCCGCTTCTCCTGCTCGAGAAGTTCGATCGCCTCGGCCACGGTCCGGCAATCCTCGAGGATCGTCCGGTAGAGGAGCGCGTACGGCATGGCATCGGGTAGGCGGGGCGTTCGCGCTACCTCCATGTTGGCGAGCGTGAGACCGTGCTCGTTCATGCCGGAGAGGACGCCGACGAGGCCCGGCCAAGTGACGGCTGCGAAGGCGTGGCGGCCCGCCGGCCTGACGACGACCACGAGCGACTGGTCGTCGGCGACGTCGAACGAGGGAAAGTCGAGGTTGCGGCCGAGCCGCGGAACGCCGTCGGCGCTGGCGGCGCCGGAGAGCGCGATCGTCGAGCAGCCGACGCTCGGGACAAGATCGAGAAACGAGTTGGCCAGCAGCATCTGCCCGGCGGGCAGGCCAGCGGCCTCGGAGAGCGCGTCGAGCTCGGCGCGGTGGTGGGGGCGGAGCAGGGGGCGGAAGCCGGCCGCGGCCACGAGGCCGGCGGCGTGGCGGCTCGCGTCGCCGAAGATCGCCTTTACGTAGCGGGCCTCGAGCATCCGGATCCGGTCGCGGAGCGCCTGGCCATGCGCGCGGCCGATCGCCTCGGGTGTGCCGCCGACGGTCACGACGTCGAAGGGCGGGCGAGGGGTGGTCGCGGCGGCCGGCGGGGGTTGAGAGGAGGCAGACGCCGACGCCGGGGGCGGTGGCGCCGCTCCGGGGTTCGCCGTGGCGACGGGGCGGCAGCCGACGGTCATCACCACGCCGCCGGCGGTGAGGATCAGGCCGGCGGCGGCGACGAAACGCCGCCGCCGCCGGCAGCAGCGCGACGCGGCCGGGAACTGGCATCCCGCCGCCGTCGGGATATCGCTACCATTCCCTCGGCCCGGCATTCCAGCGCGGGAGGCCGGGAGTGATGGATCCGCAGGCGGCAGCGTTCTGGGAGGCTTCATGACCGACGCCGGAATCAAGCTTTTCATTCTCGACACCAACGTCATCCTCCACGATTCCGGCTGCATCCGCAACTTCCAGGAACACGACGTCGCGATCCCGATCACCGTCCTCGAAGAGCTCGACCAGTTCAAGCGCGGCAACGAGGACATTCACTTTCAGGCCCGCGAGTTCCTGCGCCGGCTCGACGCCCTCACCGGCGACGTGCTCTCGGAGCAGGGGAGCCCGCTGGGGCCGGGGCTGGGGTCGATTCGCGTCGTCCTCGGCGGGGCGGCCGACAGCAGGCTCGCCGACGCGTTCCTTCAAGACACGCCCGACCACCGCATCCTGCGGATCGCGCTGGCCATGGAGCGGCGCGTCGCGCCCCGGGCCGTGATCCTCGTCACCAAGGACACGAACCTGCGCATGAAGGCCAAGTCGCTCGGCCTCCGCGCCCAGGACTACACCTCGGGGAAGGTCAAGGCCTTCGAGGGGCTGTACACCGGAAAGCGGGTCGTCGAGGGCCTCGACAGCGAGGCGATCGACCGGCTGTACGCCAAGCCGGGGGGCCTGCCGGTCGCCGACTTGCCGCTCGATCCGCCGCCGCGGGCCAATGAGAACTTCGTCCTGCGCAACGGCAGCAAGTCGGCGCTGGCGACGTTTCGCCAGGCCGACGGCACGTTCCAGCGGATCGAGAAGCACGTCTGCTACGGGATCACGCCGCGGAACGCGGAGCAGTCGTTCGCCCTCCGCGCCCTGACCGACGACGCCATCAAGCTCGTGACGCTGGCCGGCACGGCGGGAACTGGAAAGACGCTCCTCGCGCTGGCGGCGGCGCTCGAGTGCCGGCAGCGATATCGGCAGATCATGCTCGCCCGGCCGGTCGTGCCCCTCTCCAACCGGGATCTCGGCTTCCTGCCGGGGGACATCGCCGACAAGCTCGACCCCTACATGCAGCCGCTGTACGACAACCTGACCGTGATCCGCCACCAGTGCGGCGACGACACCCAGGCGGCGCAGCGGATCAACGACATGCGCGAGTCGGAGAAGCTCGTGATCTCCCCGCTGGCCTACATCCGCGGCCGCAGCCTGCAGCGGATGTTCTTCATCATCGACGAAGCCCAGAACCTCACGCCCCACGAGGTGAAGACGATCATCACGCGGGCCGGGGAGGGGACGAAGATCGTGCTCACCGGCGACATCGCCCAGATCGACCAGCCGTATCTCGACGCCCTGTCGAACGGCCTCTCCTACCTGATCCACCGGATGGCGGGGCAGTCGCTGTATGCCCACGTCACGCTGGAGAAGGGGGAACGGTCGGCGCTCGCCGACCTGGCCAGCGCGCTGCTCTGAGAATCGCACGAACGACCACTTGTATCACGGGGCAATGCATCGATCCCCACCCCGCTCAGTGCAGCTTTTTTCGTTTCGCTTTCTTCCCGCGCGTGGCCAGTTTTTTCGCGGCCGACGGTATCCTCGCGGCCGAAGGTTTCTTCTTCGCTGTCGCCTTCTTCTTGACTGCCGCTTTCTTCTTGACTGCCGCTTTCTTCGTGGCCACGCGTGCAGCAGGCCGCGCGGGCTTTGACGGGGCCTGCGCCGGCGGCCGCCCGCCGGCGTGGTGCCGGGGTGGTTTCGAACCCTGGCCAAGATCGATGCCGAAAACCGCCGCCAGGTCGTCCGCGGCGATCGTGTGCGCGTCGTCGCCGCGAACGGCCCGCGACACCGACTCCTTCGTCGCCGCGGCCACGAGTTCCTGCTGATCGACACCCCGCAGCAGGAACAGCAGTTCCGGCTGCGTGTCGAGGCGGGCGCCGATGCCATACAAGACCGCCGCGAGATGCTTGCAGAGAGAGGCGCCGTCGGGGCACGAGCACGTGACGTCGATCTCGCGCGGCGACGGAAACATCCCGTCGCCGGGCTTCACGAGCCGCTCCATCACGTCGTCGGCCAGCCGTCCGGCGAGCAGGTCGATGAGCGACCCGATCGACGTGGCACAGTCGGCCTTGATGGCCCGCCATTTCGGCGGCGAGAGCGGCGCGATGGCGATCGCCACGTCGTACGCCGTCGATCCGGCGACGATCGCCTCGATCCGACCGCGGGTGACGAGCAGATCGACCACCGATCCATTGCGGGCGTAGGTGCGGCCGCGGGGCAGACGATTGGAGAAGTCGCTGTAGGTCTCAAGGTTTCGGCACCACGCCTTTCCCCAGAATGTCTTGGCGATGTCGCGGCCGGTGATCGCGACGGGCTCCGGCTGGCGGCCGAAGGCCTTGGCCCGCTTGGCGGCGCGCTTCTTCGCAGCCGCGATCCGCTCGCCGACCGGCACATGCTCAAACCAAGCGTCGAACCTGCCCCACCTCATCCGTGCCCTCCGCGTTGCCGAGGCCTGCTCACTCCCACGACTGCGTCGTGAACCCGAGGTTGGTGGCGTTCTCCGATACACCACGTTTTACAAGATCCCTGGGGGACCTCGGCGACCGCCTTGCCGTCCCGCCACCAGAACCGCTGCAACTGGCTCCGCAGGTGGACCGGCGACCACGCCGAGATTGCCAGCCGTTCTCCGTGCATACCCGCGAGAGTTGGCCCGGCAGACGGCGAGCAGGTCACAACAAAGCCGCCCGGAGGCCGAGCCGCCCGGAGGCCGGACCCGGAGAGGCTCCGCGCCGACGCCAAAAAAACGTCACTCCAGCGAAGATGGCAACCGTTTCGGGTGCCGCTGATTGGGTCTCGGAGAACGCCGGCATCGGCCTCGCGAGCCGCCCATCAGCGCGACAATGCCTGTGGATACGGTTGCGGAAGTGCTGTTGGCCGGACTATATTTTTTTCCAAGTTCAGTTGCAATCGAAGGTGGCTTGATGTCGATCGCGTTGCCCGGCGGCCCAGTTCGCGTTGTGATCGCCGGAACGGGAAGCTGTCTCGGTGATGCGGTTCTGTCGTCCTCCGAACTCGACACCCGTTTTTCGAAAACCGCGGGCTGGTTCGAGGCGCGAACCGGCATCGCGAGCAGGCCGGTCTGCCACAACTCCGACCAGGTCGCGATGGCGGTTGCCGCCTCCCGCCGGGCTCTGGCCGATGCGGGCGTGGAGGCTGCGCAGATTGGCCTCATGCTGTTCGCCGCCTCCGTTTCCTACCAGCCGATCCCGGCCACGGCGCCGCTCGTGCAGCGCGGACTGGGAATTGAGGACGGCGCGTGCTGCGCTTTCGATGTGAACGCCACCTGCCTCGGATTTCTGGCCGCATGCGACGTTGCATCCTCGTTCATTGGATCAGGACGCTGCCGGCATGCGATAGTCGTTGCGTCGGAAGTCGCGTCACGGGCGCTGCCCTGGGAGGGCGATCCCGAGACGGCCGCCCTGTTCGGCGACGGCGCAGCAGCGGCGGTGCTGTCGCCCTCTCGCGACGAAAGCGGCTTCGTTGCCTTCCGTATCGAAACAAGGCCGTCGGGCTGGGAGGATTGCCAACTCGCCTCGGGCGGCACGCGGCACGATTTTCGTCGCGATCGTGAGGCTTTTGAGGCCGGCAGCCTTTTCCGCATGGACGGCAAGGCGCTGTACCGGCACACGGCGGAGCACTTCGATGGCTTCGTCGGGCGGCTGCTGGCCGGGGCGGGATGGGCCCGCGAGGAAATCGACATCGTCGTGCCACACCAGGCGAGCGCGCTGGCGCTGCGGCACCTGTCGGCCCGCTGCGGC from Planctomycetia bacterium harbors:
- the gdhP gene encoding glucose dehydrogenase; this encodes MHFRSHVLPVSSGLLSVMTLAVATVGAAESTPYVPTIAPASAEAARGTAAIGLPPGFKAVLAAAEPELANPVAFTFDDRGRIFVCETFRAEKGVEDNRRHMNWLADDLASRSVEDRLAFIKKHAGANLDHYTREHDRLRRLVDADGDGRFETATVFADGFNDILDGIGAGVLVRDGAVYYTCIPHLWRLRDTDDDGRADERTSLHQGFGVKFAFFGHDMHGLCEGPDGRIYFSIGDRGFNVPIGADRIIVTDRGAVLRCEPDGSGLEVVHEGLRNPQELAFDDLGNLFTGDNNSDAGDQARFVQIVEGADSGWRMPFQYLSDRGPWSREKLWHPAFKGQAANVLPPLVHLPPGPSGLCYDPGVGLPAEFAGRFFLCDFRGAAPRSGVNAITVAPRGAGFTVSKIAPFVRHVLATDCQFGPDGDLYVLDYVESWTGAGKGRIHRISRTERTPAEQTQRDATRRLLTSDVAALPIADLASLLGHRDMRVRLRTQFALARRPTESIPLLETTAADGQQPLRPRLHAIWGLAQIGRGASPQAAAAAAAVMKLAATVTAPSAADRSELVAQCCRGLGDVRHAPAAPFLTDRLRDEAPRVRFFAAQALGRLGDAAAIPALVAVLRDDATTSLRDSITCDHELRHAVITALARCAGHRGIGLAPAAANRADRLEPFLADPSVDVRLGVTIALRRLRSPLLARCLDDADPAVVLEAARGIHDEPIETLAPALAEVAARYPNVGGDRGTAATDRPAPDAEPLWRRVIAANFGVGSGTQAAAVARIAARPDTPVALRKEAIACLEAWPTPGTLDRVLGSSRPLAARDKAPAAAAIRAALPALLEAAGPLRPDILRIAAAYGFTDVAPLLLQAAIDTALEPARRVEMLEALAGLGAGQLPGAIDAALADADAVVRGGGLRILARTTPARFLPLATTAIAGQSLPELKAAIDAVARLDGHEATAVVADALARLGAGTLPAAAQLEVIEAARSRKDATLDARLATIAAASGDRLAPWRAAEHGGDPARGEEIFFFKTEVSCRRCHRIGTRGSDVGPDLTGLAKSRSRESFLESIVDPNAAISPGYGSVTLVLDDGTTVTGTLRGEDADTIQLLLADGSRRTVLKSVVEDRAAGLSGMPADIRDKLTLRELRDLVAYLATLETPPQPEGH
- a CDS encoding phosphate starvation protein PhoH; translated protein: MTDAGIKLFILDTNVILHDSGCIRNFQEHDVAIPITVLEELDQFKRGNEDIHFQAREFLRRLDALTGDVLSEQGSPLGPGLGSIRVVLGGAADSRLADAFLQDTPDHRILRIALAMERRVAPRAVILVTKDTNLRMKAKSLGLRAQDYTSGKVKAFEGLYTGKRVVEGLDSEAIDRLYAKPGGLPVADLPLDPPPRANENFVLRNGSKSALATFRQADGTFQRIEKHVCYGITPRNAEQSFALRALTDDAIKLVTLAGTAGTGKTLLALAAALECRQRYRQIMLARPVVPLSNRDLGFLPGDIADKLDPYMQPLYDNLTVIRHQCGDDTQAAQRINDMRESEKLVISPLAYIRGRSLQRMFFIIDEAQNLTPHEVKTIITRAGEGTKIVLTGDIAQIDQPYLDALSNGLSYLIHRMAGQSLYAHVTLEKGERSALADLASALL
- the fabH gene encoding 3-oxoacyl-ACP synthase codes for the protein MSIALPGGPVRVVIAGTGSCLGDAVLSSSELDTRFSKTAGWFEARTGIASRPVCHNSDQVAMAVAASRRALADAGVEAAQIGLMLFAASVSYQPIPATAPLVQRGLGIEDGACCAFDVNATCLGFLAACDVASSFIGSGRCRHAIVVASEVASRALPWEGDPETAALFGDGAAAAVLSPSRDESGFVAFRIETRPSGWEDCQLASGGTRHDFRRDREAFEAGSLFRMDGKALYRHTAEHFDGFVGRLLAGAGWAREEIDIVVPHQASALALRHLSARCGFAPEKVVDLISNSGNQVAASLPGALDHARRTGLLKLGTKCLMLGTAAGLSFGGAAMVA